A DNA window from Choristoneura fumiferana chromosome 2, NRCan_CFum_1, whole genome shotgun sequence contains the following coding sequences:
- the Hsp110 gene encoding heat shock protein 70Cb isoform X3: protein MAAMSVIGIDFGNESCYIGVAKAGGIETIANDYSLRGTPSCVAFSSKNRILGVAAKNQMVTNMKNTVFGFKRMLGRKFTDPHVQKELRHFPFKVEQRPDGGIGIRVNYLGEDNVFSPEQITAMLFTKLKDIAATALQTQINDCVISVPSYFTNAERNALLDAAAIAGLNVLRLMNETTATALAYGIYKQDLPAPEEKPRNVVFVDFGHSSLQVSACSFNKGKLRVLATATDAHCGGRDIDMALAEYFAQDIMTRLKLDATKNQRAFFRLLQEVEKLKKQMSANSTKLPLHVECFMEERDVSGEMHRAQMEEICSDTFTRVERTLRAILHNAKLRPEDINSVEIVGGSTRVPAVKGLIEQVFGKVASTTLNQDEAVARGCALQCAMLSPAVRVRDFSVADAQPYAVRLAWDAARGEDGDMEVFPAFHQAPFSKMLTFYRKEPFSVSAYYSDQVPYPESFIGQWFIKDVQPTPEGESQKVKLKVRVNIHGIITVASASLVEKKADAQSDSVEMENSAENVSNNSNNQEAPMETNGAAPEQPNGPENQEETDDKKDKSKDKSKKVLVKTVELPIEARTHGCSQTELNSFQEQEGKMQAQDRQEKERADARNALEEYVYELRGKLSEGEALHDFVAADQRTRLVAALDALEAWLYEEGEEQNRQVYSDKLAELRTEGEPIKQRRLEFELRPGALDDYSLAIQLAKKAVDAYKAGDAKYSHLAEADIQKVAESAAAALAWVEAARQAFAHAAKHLPPAHTTHQIRQERQNFENTVNPILNKPKPKEKTPPPANPTAGDGQPSGAAPDAPPAEQMDVE from the exons ATGGCTGCTATGTCTGTCATAGGTATTGATTTCGGCAATGAATCTTGCTATATCGGTGTGGCAAAAGCAGGTGGCATCGAAACTATTGCTAACGATTATAGCCTTCGGGGTACACC ATCATGTGTTGCAttttcgtcaaaaaatcgaATATTGGGGGTGGCTGCAAAGAACCAGATGGTTACAAACATGAAAAACACTGTCTTTGGCTTTAAAAGAATGTTAGGGAGGAAATTCACAGACCCCCATGTACAGAAAGAATTGAGACACTTCCCATTCAAAGTAGAACAAAGACCTGATGGGGGCATTGGCATTCGAGTTAACTACCTTGGAGAGGACAATGTCTTCAGTCCAGAACAG ATAACAGCAATGTTGTTTACAAAGCTCAAGGATATTGCTGCCACGGCTTTGCAAACTCAGATCAATGACTGTGTTATTTCCGTGCCTAGTTACTTTACTAATGCTGAAAGGAATGCTCTGTTAGATGCTGCTGCTATTGCTG gtCTCAATGTTCTACGCCTTATGAACGAAACTACAGCTACTGCCCTGGCTTATGGTATCTATAAACAAGACCTGCCAGCTCCTGAGGAAAAACCAAGAAATGTTGTTTTTGTGGACTTTGGTCACAGTTCTCTTCAG GTATCTGCTTGTTCCTTCAACAAAGGAAAACTCCGAGTACTGGCTACAGCCACAGACGCCCATTGCGGTGGTCGGGACATTGACATGGCACTGGCAGAGTATTTCGCGCAAGATATCATGACTAGACTCAAACTGGATGCTACAAAAAATCAGAG agCTTTCTTCCGCCTGCTTCAAGAAGTAGAAAAACTAAAGAAGCAAATGTCAGCCAACAGCACCAAACTGCCTCTCCATGTTGAGTGTTTCATGGAAGAGAGAGATGTCTCAGGAGAAATGCATCGTGCACAAATGGAGGAGATCTGTTCTGATACATTCACTCGGGTTGAAAGAACTTTGAGGGCTATTTTGCATAATGCCA AGCTGCGTCCAGAAGATATTAACTCAGTTGAGATTGTGGGTGGATCTACCAGGGTCCCTGCCGTGAAGGGGTTGATTGAACAAGTTTTCGGAAAAGTTGCATCTACTACACTCAATCAG GACGAGGCGGTGGCCCGCGGCTGCGCGCTGCAGTGCGCGATGCTGAGCCCGGCGGTGCGCGTGCGCGACTTCAGCGTGGCCGACGCGCAGCCCTACGCCGTGCGGCTCGCCTGGGACGCCGCGCGTGGCGAGGACGGCGACATGGAG GTCTTCCCTGCGTTCCATCAAGCACCCTTCTCCAAGATGTTGACCTTCTACAGAAAGGAACCATTCTCAGTCAGTGCTTACTATTCAGACCAAGTGCCGTATCCAGAATCCTTTATTG GTCAGTGGTTCATTAAGGATGTCCAACCCACACCAGAAGGTGAATCGCAGAAGGTAAAATTGAAAGTGAGAGTGAACATCCACGGCATCATCACTGTGGCTTCCGCGTCGCTGGTGGAAAAGAAGGCGGACGCTCAGAGCGACAGCGTAGAGATGGAAAACAGCGCTGAAAATGTTTCCAACAACAGTAACAACCAGGAAGCCCCTATGGAAACTAACGGCGCCGCCCCTGAACAGCCTAACGGGCCTGAGAACCAAGAG GAGACTGACGATAAAAAGGATAAGTCAAAGGATAAGTCTAAGAAAGTGCTCGTGAAGACCGTTGAGCTGCCGATCGAGGCTCGCACCCACGGCTGCTCGCAGACCGAGCTCAATTCATTCCAAGAACAGGAG GGTAAGATGCAAGCCCAGGATAGACAGGAGAAAGAGCGAGCGGACGCCCGCAACGCCCTTGAAGAATACGTGTACGAGTTGCGCGGCAAACTGAGTGAAGGCGAGGCGCTTCATGATTTTGTGGCGGCCGATCAGCGCACACGACTCGTCGCTGCACTCGACGCGCTCGAAGCCTGGCTCTACGAGGAGGGAGAGGAGCAAAACCGCCAG GTGTACAGTGACAAGCTTGCAGAGTTGCGGACAGAGGGCGAGCCGATAAAGCAGCGCCGGCTGGAGTTCGAGTTGCGCCCCGGCGCGTTGGATGACTACTCGCTGGCTATACAGCTAGCCAAGAAAGCGGTTGATGCCTACAA GGCTGGCGACGCTAAATACAGCCATTTGGCGGAGGCAGACATTCAGAAGGTGGCGGagagcgcggcggcggcgctggcgTGGGTGGAGGCGGCGCGACAGGCGTTCGCGCACGCGGCCAAGCACCTGCCGCCCGCGCACACCACGCACCAGATCCGGCAGGAGCGACAG AACTTCGAGAACACCGTCAACCCGATCCTAAATAAGCCTAAGCCTAAAGAGAAGACGCCTCCGCCGGCCAACCCGACCGCGGGCGACGGACAGCCGAGCGGCGCCGCCCCCGACGCGCCCCCCGCCGAACAAATGGACGTGGAATAA
- the Hsp110 gene encoding heat shock protein 70Cb isoform X1, with protein MAAMSVIGIDFGNESCYIGVAKAGGIETIANDYSLRGTPSCVAFSSKNRILGVAAKNQMVTNMKNTVFGFKRMLGRKFTDPHVQKELRHFPFKVEQRPDGGIGIRVNYLGEDNVFSPEQITAMLFTKLKDIAATALQTQINDCVISVPSYFTNAERNALLDAAAIAGLNVLRLMNETTATALAYGIYKQDLPAPEEKPRNVVFVDFGHSSLQVSACSFNKGKLRVLATATDAHCGGRDIDMALAEYFAQDIMTRLKLDATKNQRAFFRLLQEVEKLKKQMSANSTKLPLHVECFMEERDVSGEMHRAQMEEICSDTFTRVERTLRAILHNAKLRPEDINSVEIVGGSTRVPAVKGLIEQVFGKVASTTLNQDEAVARGCALQCAMLSPAVRVRDFSVADAQPYAVRLAWDAARGEDGDMEVFPAFHQAPFSKMLTFYRKEPFSVSAYYSDQVPYPESFIGQWFIKDVQPTPEGESQKVKLKVRVNIHGIITVASASLVEKKADAQSDSVEMENSAENVSNNSNNQEAPMETNGAAPEQPNGPENQEVREDDMAGEPQQKQSWTQRVGSWFSGETDDKKDKSKDKSKKVLVKTVELPIEARTHGCSQTELNSFQEQEGKMQAQDRQEKERADARNALEEYVYELRGKLSEGEALHDFVAADQRTRLVAALDALEAWLYEEGEEQNRQVYSDKLAELRTEGEPIKQRRLEFELRPGALDDYSLAIQLAKKAVDAYKAGDAKYSHLAEADIQKVAESAAAALAWVEAARQAFAHAAKHLPPAHTTHQIRQERQNFENTVNPILNKPKPKEKTPPPANPTAGDGQPSGAAPDAPPAEQMDVE; from the exons ATGGCTGCTATGTCTGTCATAGGTATTGATTTCGGCAATGAATCTTGCTATATCGGTGTGGCAAAAGCAGGTGGCATCGAAACTATTGCTAACGATTATAGCCTTCGGGGTACACC ATCATGTGTTGCAttttcgtcaaaaaatcgaATATTGGGGGTGGCTGCAAAGAACCAGATGGTTACAAACATGAAAAACACTGTCTTTGGCTTTAAAAGAATGTTAGGGAGGAAATTCACAGACCCCCATGTACAGAAAGAATTGAGACACTTCCCATTCAAAGTAGAACAAAGACCTGATGGGGGCATTGGCATTCGAGTTAACTACCTTGGAGAGGACAATGTCTTCAGTCCAGAACAG ATAACAGCAATGTTGTTTACAAAGCTCAAGGATATTGCTGCCACGGCTTTGCAAACTCAGATCAATGACTGTGTTATTTCCGTGCCTAGTTACTTTACTAATGCTGAAAGGAATGCTCTGTTAGATGCTGCTGCTATTGCTG gtCTCAATGTTCTACGCCTTATGAACGAAACTACAGCTACTGCCCTGGCTTATGGTATCTATAAACAAGACCTGCCAGCTCCTGAGGAAAAACCAAGAAATGTTGTTTTTGTGGACTTTGGTCACAGTTCTCTTCAG GTATCTGCTTGTTCCTTCAACAAAGGAAAACTCCGAGTACTGGCTACAGCCACAGACGCCCATTGCGGTGGTCGGGACATTGACATGGCACTGGCAGAGTATTTCGCGCAAGATATCATGACTAGACTCAAACTGGATGCTACAAAAAATCAGAG agCTTTCTTCCGCCTGCTTCAAGAAGTAGAAAAACTAAAGAAGCAAATGTCAGCCAACAGCACCAAACTGCCTCTCCATGTTGAGTGTTTCATGGAAGAGAGAGATGTCTCAGGAGAAATGCATCGTGCACAAATGGAGGAGATCTGTTCTGATACATTCACTCGGGTTGAAAGAACTTTGAGGGCTATTTTGCATAATGCCA AGCTGCGTCCAGAAGATATTAACTCAGTTGAGATTGTGGGTGGATCTACCAGGGTCCCTGCCGTGAAGGGGTTGATTGAACAAGTTTTCGGAAAAGTTGCATCTACTACACTCAATCAG GACGAGGCGGTGGCCCGCGGCTGCGCGCTGCAGTGCGCGATGCTGAGCCCGGCGGTGCGCGTGCGCGACTTCAGCGTGGCCGACGCGCAGCCCTACGCCGTGCGGCTCGCCTGGGACGCCGCGCGTGGCGAGGACGGCGACATGGAG GTCTTCCCTGCGTTCCATCAAGCACCCTTCTCCAAGATGTTGACCTTCTACAGAAAGGAACCATTCTCAGTCAGTGCTTACTATTCAGACCAAGTGCCGTATCCAGAATCCTTTATTG GTCAGTGGTTCATTAAGGATGTCCAACCCACACCAGAAGGTGAATCGCAGAAGGTAAAATTGAAAGTGAGAGTGAACATCCACGGCATCATCACTGTGGCTTCCGCGTCGCTGGTGGAAAAGAAGGCGGACGCTCAGAGCGACAGCGTAGAGATGGAAAACAGCGCTGAAAATGTTTCCAACAACAGTAACAACCAGGAAGCCCCTATGGAAACTAACGGCGCCGCCCCTGAACAGCCTAACGGGCCTGAGAACCAAGAGGTGAGAGAAGACGATATGGCAGGGGAGCCTCAGCAAAAACAGTCGTGGACACAGAGAGTAGGATCGTGGTTCAGCGGG GAGACTGACGATAAAAAGGATAAGTCAAAGGATAAGTCTAAGAAAGTGCTCGTGAAGACCGTTGAGCTGCCGATCGAGGCTCGCACCCACGGCTGCTCGCAGACCGAGCTCAATTCATTCCAAGAACAGGAG GGTAAGATGCAAGCCCAGGATAGACAGGAGAAAGAGCGAGCGGACGCCCGCAACGCCCTTGAAGAATACGTGTACGAGTTGCGCGGCAAACTGAGTGAAGGCGAGGCGCTTCATGATTTTGTGGCGGCCGATCAGCGCACACGACTCGTCGCTGCACTCGACGCGCTCGAAGCCTGGCTCTACGAGGAGGGAGAGGAGCAAAACCGCCAG GTGTACAGTGACAAGCTTGCAGAGTTGCGGACAGAGGGCGAGCCGATAAAGCAGCGCCGGCTGGAGTTCGAGTTGCGCCCCGGCGCGTTGGATGACTACTCGCTGGCTATACAGCTAGCCAAGAAAGCGGTTGATGCCTACAA GGCTGGCGACGCTAAATACAGCCATTTGGCGGAGGCAGACATTCAGAAGGTGGCGGagagcgcggcggcggcgctggcgTGGGTGGAGGCGGCGCGACAGGCGTTCGCGCACGCGGCCAAGCACCTGCCGCCCGCGCACACCACGCACCAGATCCGGCAGGAGCGACAG AACTTCGAGAACACCGTCAACCCGATCCTAAATAAGCCTAAGCCTAAAGAGAAGACGCCTCCGCCGGCCAACCCGACCGCGGGCGACGGACAGCCGAGCGGCGCCGCCCCCGACGCGCCCCCCGCCGAACAAATGGACGTGGAATAA
- the Hsp110 gene encoding heat shock protein 70Cb isoform X2 has protein sequence MAAMSVIGIDFGNESCYIGVAKAGGIETIANDYSLRGTPSCVAFSSKNRILGVAAKNQMVTNMKNTVFGFKRMLGRKFTDPHVQKELRHFPFKVEQRPDGGIGIRVNYLGEDNVFSPEQITAMLFTKLKDIAATALQTQINDCVISVPSYFTNAERNALLDAAAIAGLNVLRLMNETTATALAYGIYKQDLPAPEEKPRNVVFVDFGHSSLQVSACSFNKGKLRVLATATDAHCGGRDIDMALAEYFAQDIMTRLKLDATKNQRAFFRLLQEVEKLKKQMSANSTKLPLHVECFMEERDVSGEMHRAQMEEICSDTFTRVERTLRAILHNAKLRPEDINSVEIVGGSTRVPAVKGLIEQVFGKVASTTLNQDEAVARGCALQCAMLSPAVRVRDFSVADAQPYAVRLAWDAARGEDGDMEVFPAFHQAPFSKMLTFYRKEPFSVSAYYSDQVPYPESFIGQWFIKDVQPTPEGESQKVKLKVRVNIHGIITVASASLVEKKADAQSDSVEMENSAENVSNNSNNQEAPMETNGAAPEQPNGPENQEVREDDMAGEPQQKQSWTQRVGSWFSGDKSKDKSKKVLVKTVELPIEARTHGCSQTELNSFQEQEGKMQAQDRQEKERADARNALEEYVYELRGKLSEGEALHDFVAADQRTRLVAALDALEAWLYEEGEEQNRQVYSDKLAELRTEGEPIKQRRLEFELRPGALDDYSLAIQLAKKAVDAYKAGDAKYSHLAEADIQKVAESAAAALAWVEAARQAFAHAAKHLPPAHTTHQIRQERQNFENTVNPILNKPKPKEKTPPPANPTAGDGQPSGAAPDAPPAEQMDVE, from the exons ATGGCTGCTATGTCTGTCATAGGTATTGATTTCGGCAATGAATCTTGCTATATCGGTGTGGCAAAAGCAGGTGGCATCGAAACTATTGCTAACGATTATAGCCTTCGGGGTACACC ATCATGTGTTGCAttttcgtcaaaaaatcgaATATTGGGGGTGGCTGCAAAGAACCAGATGGTTACAAACATGAAAAACACTGTCTTTGGCTTTAAAAGAATGTTAGGGAGGAAATTCACAGACCCCCATGTACAGAAAGAATTGAGACACTTCCCATTCAAAGTAGAACAAAGACCTGATGGGGGCATTGGCATTCGAGTTAACTACCTTGGAGAGGACAATGTCTTCAGTCCAGAACAG ATAACAGCAATGTTGTTTACAAAGCTCAAGGATATTGCTGCCACGGCTTTGCAAACTCAGATCAATGACTGTGTTATTTCCGTGCCTAGTTACTTTACTAATGCTGAAAGGAATGCTCTGTTAGATGCTGCTGCTATTGCTG gtCTCAATGTTCTACGCCTTATGAACGAAACTACAGCTACTGCCCTGGCTTATGGTATCTATAAACAAGACCTGCCAGCTCCTGAGGAAAAACCAAGAAATGTTGTTTTTGTGGACTTTGGTCACAGTTCTCTTCAG GTATCTGCTTGTTCCTTCAACAAAGGAAAACTCCGAGTACTGGCTACAGCCACAGACGCCCATTGCGGTGGTCGGGACATTGACATGGCACTGGCAGAGTATTTCGCGCAAGATATCATGACTAGACTCAAACTGGATGCTACAAAAAATCAGAG agCTTTCTTCCGCCTGCTTCAAGAAGTAGAAAAACTAAAGAAGCAAATGTCAGCCAACAGCACCAAACTGCCTCTCCATGTTGAGTGTTTCATGGAAGAGAGAGATGTCTCAGGAGAAATGCATCGTGCACAAATGGAGGAGATCTGTTCTGATACATTCACTCGGGTTGAAAGAACTTTGAGGGCTATTTTGCATAATGCCA AGCTGCGTCCAGAAGATATTAACTCAGTTGAGATTGTGGGTGGATCTACCAGGGTCCCTGCCGTGAAGGGGTTGATTGAACAAGTTTTCGGAAAAGTTGCATCTACTACACTCAATCAG GACGAGGCGGTGGCCCGCGGCTGCGCGCTGCAGTGCGCGATGCTGAGCCCGGCGGTGCGCGTGCGCGACTTCAGCGTGGCCGACGCGCAGCCCTACGCCGTGCGGCTCGCCTGGGACGCCGCGCGTGGCGAGGACGGCGACATGGAG GTCTTCCCTGCGTTCCATCAAGCACCCTTCTCCAAGATGTTGACCTTCTACAGAAAGGAACCATTCTCAGTCAGTGCTTACTATTCAGACCAAGTGCCGTATCCAGAATCCTTTATTG GTCAGTGGTTCATTAAGGATGTCCAACCCACACCAGAAGGTGAATCGCAGAAGGTAAAATTGAAAGTGAGAGTGAACATCCACGGCATCATCACTGTGGCTTCCGCGTCGCTGGTGGAAAAGAAGGCGGACGCTCAGAGCGACAGCGTAGAGATGGAAAACAGCGCTGAAAATGTTTCCAACAACAGTAACAACCAGGAAGCCCCTATGGAAACTAACGGCGCCGCCCCTGAACAGCCTAACGGGCCTGAGAACCAAGAGGTGAGAGAAGACGATATGGCAGGGGAGCCTCAGCAAAAACAGTCGTGGACACAGAGAGTAGGATCGTGGTTCAGCGGG GATAAGTCAAAGGATAAGTCTAAGAAAGTGCTCGTGAAGACCGTTGAGCTGCCGATCGAGGCTCGCACCCACGGCTGCTCGCAGACCGAGCTCAATTCATTCCAAGAACAGGAG GGTAAGATGCAAGCCCAGGATAGACAGGAGAAAGAGCGAGCGGACGCCCGCAACGCCCTTGAAGAATACGTGTACGAGTTGCGCGGCAAACTGAGTGAAGGCGAGGCGCTTCATGATTTTGTGGCGGCCGATCAGCGCACACGACTCGTCGCTGCACTCGACGCGCTCGAAGCCTGGCTCTACGAGGAGGGAGAGGAGCAAAACCGCCAG GTGTACAGTGACAAGCTTGCAGAGTTGCGGACAGAGGGCGAGCCGATAAAGCAGCGCCGGCTGGAGTTCGAGTTGCGCCCCGGCGCGTTGGATGACTACTCGCTGGCTATACAGCTAGCCAAGAAAGCGGTTGATGCCTACAA GGCTGGCGACGCTAAATACAGCCATTTGGCGGAGGCAGACATTCAGAAGGTGGCGGagagcgcggcggcggcgctggcgTGGGTGGAGGCGGCGCGACAGGCGTTCGCGCACGCGGCCAAGCACCTGCCGCCCGCGCACACCACGCACCAGATCCGGCAGGAGCGACAG AACTTCGAGAACACCGTCAACCCGATCCTAAATAAGCCTAAGCCTAAAGAGAAGACGCCTCCGCCGGCCAACCCGACCGCGGGCGACGGACAGCCGAGCGGCGCCGCCCCCGACGCGCCCCCCGCCGAACAAATGGACGTGGAATAA